In Rattus norvegicus strain BN/NHsdMcwi chromosome 1, GRCr8, whole genome shotgun sequence, a genomic segment contains:
- the Hspb6 gene encoding heat shock protein beta-6 — MEIRVPVQPSWLRRASAPLPGFSTPGRLFDQRFGEGLLEAELASLCPAAIAPYYLRAPSVALPTAQVPTDPGYFSVLLDVKHFSPEEISVKVVGDHVEVHARHEERPDEHGFIAREFHRRYRLPPGVDPAAVTSALSPEGVLSIQATPASAQASLPSPPAAK; from the exons ATGGAGATCCGGGTGCCTGTGCAGCCTTCTTGGCTGCGCCGTGCTTCAGCTCCTTTACCGGGTTTTTCCACTCCGGGACGCCTCTTTGACCAGCGTTTCGGCGAAGGGCTGCTTGAGGCAGAGCTGGCTTCACTGTGCCCTGCTGCGATCGCGCCCTACTATCTGCGCGCCCCCAGTGTGGCGTTACCCACAGCCCAG GTGCCCACGGACCCTGGGTATTTTTCTGTGCTGCTGGATGTGAAGCACTTCTCGCCAGAGGAAATCTCTGTCAAGGTGGTTGGTGACCATGTGGAGGTCCATGCTCGGCATGAGGAGCGCCCA gaTGAACATGGATTCATTGCTCGAGAGTTCCACCGCCGATACCGCCTGCCTCCTGGCGTGGACCCTGCTGCAGTGACCTCTGCACTGTCTCCTGAGGGTGTTCTGTCTATCCAGGCCACACCAGCGTCGGCCCAGGCCTCACTTCCGTCACCACCTGCTGCCAAGTAG
- the Hspb6 gene encoding heat shock protein beta-6 isoform X2 → MEIRVPVQPSWLRRASAPLPGFSTPGRLFDQRFGEGLLEAELASLCPAAIAPYYLRAPSVALPTAQVPTDPGYFSVLLDVKHFSPEEISVKVVGDHVEVHARHEERPVG, encoded by the exons ATGGAGATCCGGGTGCCTGTGCAGCCTTCTTGGCTGCGCCGTGCTTCAGCTCCTTTACCGGGTTTTTCCACTCCGGGACGCCTCTTTGACCAGCGTTTCGGCGAAGGGCTGCTTGAGGCAGAGCTGGCTTCACTGTGCCCTGCTGCGATCGCGCCCTACTATCTGCGCGCCCCCAGTGTGGCGTTACCCACAGCCCAG GTGCCCACGGACCCTGGGTATTTTTCTGTGCTGCTGGATGTGAAGCACTTCTCGCCAGAGGAAATCTCTGTCAAGGTGGTTGGTGACCATGTGGAGGTCCATGCTCGGCATGAGGAGCGCCCAGTAG gaTGA
- the Hspb6 gene encoding heat shock protein beta-6 isoform X1, giving the protein MEIRVPVQPSWLRRASAPLPGFSTPGRLFDQRFGEGLLEAELASLCPAAIAPYYLRAPSVALPTAQVPTDPGYFSVLLDVKHFSPEEISVKVVGDHVEVHARHEERPVGLLARLGSRGKQEGRILKPISSPPHSQDEHGFIAREFHRRYRLPPGVDPAAVTSALSPEGVLSIQATPASAQASLPSPPAAK; this is encoded by the exons ATGGAGATCCGGGTGCCTGTGCAGCCTTCTTGGCTGCGCCGTGCTTCAGCTCCTTTACCGGGTTTTTCCACTCCGGGACGCCTCTTTGACCAGCGTTTCGGCGAAGGGCTGCTTGAGGCAGAGCTGGCTTCACTGTGCCCTGCTGCGATCGCGCCCTACTATCTGCGCGCCCCCAGTGTGGCGTTACCCACAGCCCAG GTGCCCACGGACCCTGGGTATTTTTCTGTGCTGCTGGATGTGAAGCACTTCTCGCCAGAGGAAATCTCTGTCAAGGTGGTTGGTGACCATGTGGAGGTCCATGCTCGGCATGAGGAGCGCCCAGTAGGTCTGCTGGCCAGATTGGGGAGCAGGGGTAAGCAGGAGGGTAGGATTCTCAAGCCcatctcttccccaccccactcccaggaTGAACATGGATTCATTGCTCGAGAGTTCCACCGCCGATACCGCCTGCCTCCTGGCGTGGACCCTGCTGCAGTGACCTCTGCACTGTCTCCTGAGGGTGTTCTGTCTATCCAGGCCACACCAGCGTCGGCCCAGGCCTCACTTCCGTCACCACCTGCTGCCAAGTAG
- the U2af1l4 gene encoding splicing factor U2AF 26 kDa subunit isoform X2, producing the protein MAEYLASIFGTEKDKVNCSFYFKIGACRHGDRCSRLHNKPTFSQTIVLLNLYRNPQNTAQTADGSHCHVSDVEVQEHYDNFFEEVFTELQEKYGEIEEMNVCDNLGDHLVGNVYVKFRREEDAERAVAELNNRWFNGQAVHAELSPVTDFRESCCRQYEMGSPPRSHTGHRPRERNRRRSPDHRHGRF; encoded by the exons ATGGCTGAATATTTAGCTTCGATATTCGGGACTGAGAAGGACAA GGTTAACTGCTCTTTTTACTTTAAGATTGGGGCCTGCCGGCACGGGGACCGGTGCTCCCGACTTCACAACAAACCGACTTTCAGCCAG aCCATAGTCCTGCTCAACTTGTACCGGAACCCACAGAACACAGCCCAAACTGCAGATGGATCACACT GTCACGTGAGCGATGTGGAGGTGCAAGAACACTATGATAACTTCTTTGAG GAGGTATTCACAGAACTGCAGGAGAAGTATGGAGAAATTGAAGAGATGAATGTGTGTGATAACCTCGGGGACCACCTCGTGGGCAATGTCTATGTTAAG TTCCGGCGGGAGGAGGATGCAGAGCGGGCTGTGGCGGAACTCAATAACCGCTGGTTCAACGGGCAGGCTGTGCATGCTGAGCTGTCTCCGGTCACTGACTTCCGAGAGTCATGCTGCCGACAGTATGAGATGGG GTCACCTCCAAGGTCCCATACAGGTCACCGACCCCGAGAAAGGAACCGACGCCGTTCCCCAGACCACCGGCATGGTCGCTTCTGA
- the Psenen gene encoding gamma-secretase subunit PEN-2 encodes MNLERVSNEEKLNLCRKYYLGGFAFLPFLWLVNIFWFFKEAFFAPAYTEQSQIKGYVWRSAVGFLFWVIVLTTWITIFQIYRPRWGALGDYLSFTIPLGTP; translated from the exons ATGAACTTAGAGCGGGTGTCCAATGAGGAGAAGTTGAACCTGTGCCGGAAGTACTATCTTG GTGGATTTgcatttctgccttttctttggtTGGTCAACATTTTCTGGTTCTTCAAAGAGGCCTTCTTCGCTCCAGCCTACACAGAGCAGAGCCAAATCAAAGGCT ATGTTTGGCGCTCAGCTGTGGGCTTCCTCTTCTGGGTGATTGTTCTCACCACCTGGATCACCATCTTCCAGATCTACCGGCCCCGCTGGGGTGCTCTTGGGGACTACCTCTCCTTCACCATTCCCCTGGGCACTCCCTGA
- the U2af1l4 gene encoding splicing factor U2AF 26 kDa subunit isoform X1 encodes MIGACRHGDRCSRLHNKPTFSQTIVLLNLYRNPQNTAQTADGSHCHVSDVEVQEHYDNFFEEVFTELQEKYGEIEEMNVCDNLGDHLVGNVYVKFRREEDAERAVAELNNRWFNGQAVHAELSPVTDFRESCCRQYEMGECTRGGFCNFMHLRPISRNLRRQLYGRGPRHRSPPRSHTGHRPRERNRRRSPDHRHGRF; translated from the exons ATG ATTGGGGCCTGCCGGCACGGGGACCGGTGCTCCCGACTTCACAACAAACCGACTTTCAGCCAG aCCATAGTCCTGCTCAACTTGTACCGGAACCCACAGAACACAGCCCAAACTGCAGATGGATCACACT GTCACGTGAGCGATGTGGAGGTGCAAGAACACTATGATAACTTCTTTGAG GAGGTATTCACAGAACTGCAGGAGAAGTATGGAGAAATTGAAGAGATGAATGTGTGTGATAACCTCGGGGACCACCTCGTGGGCAATGTCTATGTTAAG TTCCGGCGGGAGGAGGATGCAGAGCGGGCTGTGGCGGAACTCAATAACCGCTGGTTCAACGGGCAGGCTGTGCATGCTGAGCTGTCTCCGGTCACTGACTTCCGAGAGTCATGCTGCCGACAGTATGAGATGGG GGAATGTACCCGAGGTGGCTTCTGCAACTTTATGCACCTGCGACCCATATCCAGGAACTTGCGCCGGCAGCTCTATGGGCGAGGACCCAGGCATAG GTCACCTCCAAGGTCCCATACAGGTCACCGACCCCGAGAAAGGAACCGACGCCGTTCCCCAGACCACCGGCATGGTCGCTTCTGA
- the Lin37 gene encoding protein lin-37 homolog — translation MFPVKVKVEKSEMEMAKARNQLDAVLQCLLEKSHMDRERLDEEAGKTLSDTHNKDCSIAATGKRPSARFPHQRRKKRREMDDGLAEGGPQRSNTYVIKLFDRSVDLAQFSENTPLYPICRAWMRNSPTVRERERSPGSPLPPLPEDGEGSEVINSKNRDVYKLPPPTAPAALGDACRSRIPSPLQPETQGTTDDEPSEPEPSPSTLIYRNMQRWKRIRQRWKEASHRNQLRYSESMKILREMYDRQ, via the exons ATGTTCCCGGTAAAGGTGAAAGTGGAGAAATCAG AGATGGAGATGGCCAAAGCCCGGAACCAGCTGGATGCCGTTCTTCAGTGTCTGCTGGAGAAGAGTCACATGGACAG GGAACGCCTGGATGAAGAGGCTGGGAAAACCCTCTCGGATACACACAACAA GGATTGTTCCATTGCTGCCACGGGCAAAAG GCCATCGGCCCGCTTCCCTCACCAgcggaggaagaagagaagggagatggacGATGGGCTTGCTGAGGGGGGTCCTCAGAGATCCA ATACGTATGTGATCAAGCTGTTTGACCGGAGTGTGGACTTGGCCCAGTTCAGTGAGAACACACCGTTGTACCCCATCTGCCGCGCCTGGATGCGTAACAGCCCTACAGTGCGAGAGCGCGAGCGCTCACCTGGCTCACCACTGCCCCCTCTGCCAGAGGATGGAGAG GGCTCAGAGGTCATCAACAGCAAAAATCGTGATGTGTACAAGCTGCCTCCACCCACGGCCCCTGCAGCACTTGGAGATGCCTGTAGATCCCGAATTCCATCCCCACTGCAGCCTGAGACCCAGGGTACCACTGATGATGAA CCCTCCGAGCCTGAACCTTCTCCTTCCACACTTATCTATCGCAACATGCAACGCTGGAAACGCATACGCCAGAG GTGGAAGGAGGCGTCTCATCGGAACCAGCTTCGTTACTCAGAAAGTATGAAGATCCTCCGGGAGATGTATGATCGGCAGTGA
- the U2af1l4 gene encoding splicing factor U2AF 26 kDa subunit isoform X4, whose product MAEYLASIFGTEKDKVNCSFYFKIGACRHGDRCSRLHNKPTFSQTIVLLNLYRNPQNTAQTADGSHCHVSDVEVQEHYDNFFEFRREEDAERAVAELNNRWFNGQAVHAELSPVTDFRESCCRQYEMGSPPRSHTGHRPRERNRRRSPDHRHGRF is encoded by the exons ATGGCTGAATATTTAGCTTCGATATTCGGGACTGAGAAGGACAA GGTTAACTGCTCTTTTTACTTTAAGATTGGGGCCTGCCGGCACGGGGACCGGTGCTCCCGACTTCACAACAAACCGACTTTCAGCCAG aCCATAGTCCTGCTCAACTTGTACCGGAACCCACAGAACACAGCCCAAACTGCAGATGGATCACACT GTCACGTGAGCGATGTGGAGGTGCAAGAACACTATGATAACTTCTTTGAG TTCCGGCGGGAGGAGGATGCAGAGCGGGCTGTGGCGGAACTCAATAACCGCTGGTTCAACGGGCAGGCTGTGCATGCTGAGCTGTCTCCGGTCACTGACTTCCGAGAGTCATGCTGCCGACAGTATGAGATGGG GTCACCTCCAAGGTCCCATACAGGTCACCGACCCCGAGAAAGGAACCGACGCCGTTCCCCAGACCACCGGCATGGTCGCTTCTGA
- the U2af1l4 gene encoding splicing factor U2AF 26 kDa subunit isoform X3, producing MAEYLASIFGTEKDKVNCSFYFKIGACRHGDRCSRLHNKPTFSQTIVLLNLYRNPQNTAQTADGSHCHVSDVEVQEHYDNFFEFRREEDAERAVAELNNRWFNGQAVHAELSPVTDFRESCCRQYEMGECTRGGFCNFMHLRPISRNLRRQLYGRGPRHRSPPRSHTGHRPRERNRRRSPDHRHGRF from the exons ATGGCTGAATATTTAGCTTCGATATTCGGGACTGAGAAGGACAA GGTTAACTGCTCTTTTTACTTTAAGATTGGGGCCTGCCGGCACGGGGACCGGTGCTCCCGACTTCACAACAAACCGACTTTCAGCCAG aCCATAGTCCTGCTCAACTTGTACCGGAACCCACAGAACACAGCCCAAACTGCAGATGGATCACACT GTCACGTGAGCGATGTGGAGGTGCAAGAACACTATGATAACTTCTTTGAG TTCCGGCGGGAGGAGGATGCAGAGCGGGCTGTGGCGGAACTCAATAACCGCTGGTTCAACGGGCAGGCTGTGCATGCTGAGCTGTCTCCGGTCACTGACTTCCGAGAGTCATGCTGCCGACAGTATGAGATGGG GGAATGTACCCGAGGTGGCTTCTGCAACTTTATGCACCTGCGACCCATATCCAGGAACTTGCGCCGGCAGCTCTATGGGCGAGGACCCAGGCATAG GTCACCTCCAAGGTCCCATACAGGTCACCGACCCCGAGAAAGGAACCGACGCCGTTCCCCAGACCACCGGCATGGTCGCTTCTGA
- the U2af1l4 gene encoding splicing factor U2AF 26 kDa subunit translates to MAEYLASIFGTEKDKVNCSFYFKIGACRHGDRCSRLHNKPTFSQTIVLLNLYRNPQNTAQTADGSHCHVSDVEVQEHYDNFFEEVFTELQEKYGEIEEMNVCDNLGDHLVGNVYVKFRREEDAERAVAELNNRWFNGQAVHAELSPVTDFRESCCRQYEMGECTRGGFCNFMHLRPISRNLRRQLYGRGPRHRSPPRSHTGHRPRERNRRRSPDHRHGRF, encoded by the exons ATGGCTGAATATTTAGCTTCGATATTCGGGACTGAGAAGGACAA GGTTAACTGCTCTTTTTACTTTAAGATTGGGGCCTGCCGGCACGGGGACCGGTGCTCCCGACTTCACAACAAACCGACTTTCAGCCAG aCCATAGTCCTGCTCAACTTGTACCGGAACCCACAGAACACAGCCCAAACTGCAGATGGATCACACT GTCACGTGAGCGATGTGGAGGTGCAAGAACACTATGATAACTTCTTTGAG GAGGTATTCACAGAACTGCAGGAGAAGTATGGAGAAATTGAAGAGATGAATGTGTGTGATAACCTCGGGGACCACCTCGTGGGCAATGTCTATGTTAAG TTCCGGCGGGAGGAGGATGCAGAGCGGGCTGTGGCGGAACTCAATAACCGCTGGTTCAACGGGCAGGCTGTGCATGCTGAGCTGTCTCCGGTCACTGACTTCCGAGAGTCATGCTGCCGACAGTATGAGATGGG GGAATGTACCCGAGGTGGCTTCTGCAACTTTATGCACCTGCGACCCATATCCAGGAACTTGCGCCGGCAGCTCTATGGGCGAGGACCCAGGCATAG GTCACCTCCAAGGTCCCATACAGGTCACCGACCCCGAGAAAGGAACCGACGCCGTTCCCCAGACCACCGGCATGGTCGCTTCTGA